The DNA segment TCGAAGTACCCACCGATGATGGTAAATTTGGTGGCGGTATTGCCCAATCAGGTGCTGGTATCTTTGGTGTCATCTTCGATGCTATTATCGAAGCTATGGAACAAATTGGCATTGGCATCTCTTATCAAGTCAACGGTGAATGCAAAGGTTTCTTCCAATTTGGTGAACCTAACCAATCCAAAGAAGGTTCGGTTACCTATGTTAGTTGTGAGAATATTTTTAAAGATCCCCCTACATTCAGTGTAGGCAACGACACAACCAAACCTGTCTCAAACGATAGGATTGGCTCGGTCACAGATACCGTTATTAAACCAAAACCGGTCATCATTAAAAACTACATGCATTGATTTAATTTAAATAATACCTTTTTAAAAAAGCCCTTATGGTCCTTCATAAGGGCTTTTTATTTTCTAAGCTTTTTCAATTTGTGATACGCATACTAACGTCATATATGGATCCCGGATCGGGGTCCGGGATGACGTCATGCCGGACTTGATCCGGCATCCATTCATCCATCCTGAGCAAAGCGAATGACATCATTTATGGACTTACTCATCTTACTTATCGCCTTCAGTTATTTTTCTTTTATCATCCCCATGCTTAGATATATCTTGCGTCGCCTTCTCTTTCTCATCAACAAATTACAATTCAGCCCTTTTAATCCCCTTCAAACCATCTTGGGTCGCATCGATAATTTTATGGGCCCCTTTCGCGAAACCGTCCTCCCCATCCTATTGAGCATCAACGTCTTGGTTTACGGCATTGGGGCCTATGGTCATTGGCATCACAAATTTCCTAAAGCGATTTTTGTGTGGCTTGTTTTTTTATTGATAGCCTGGGCCAGCCGTTATCGTCGCTTGAAAGTGCAATTAGAACTAGCTGAATTTTTAAACCAACACCCCAATTGCCATCCCGAAGATTTTTTTAAAATTTACTACGCCCAATTTGCTGTTTTACCCTCTCCGCCTTCTACTTGGAACTATCGCACGATTACTTTGGGCAATGTCGATTTTCGCACGGGTAGAAAACCCAAACAAACCTTCTTGCCATTTTTTATTTCAGCCCTGCAAACCAGTACTCTCGCAAGCATGGCTATTCTGGCCCTTACCAGGCGAGATGAAAAAACTGGCGTTGAAATCTTTGACGCTCTTTCTCGCATGTGGGGGGCCATCATCGCCCTTAATATCAAAGCAAAAATTTCCACCTTGCACGCCAATCTGGTTCCACCCCTAGAGGGCAAAACTTTATTAGTCTATAATCACCGCAGCTATCTCGATTTTGGTTTAAGCTTTTTTGCCTTAGGTCTTCTTAAAACTAAAACCGACCGATTTTTACGGTCACGGTTTATCACGGCTAAAGATCACTTTGTCGATAATCCCATCCTCTATTCTTGGTTAAAGGTCGGCAAAGCCATTGAAAAAGCTGGGATGATCTTTGTTGATCGGAAAAAAGGCAAAGGCTGGGAAGCCATGCTACAAGCAGCGGAGAGCTTAGTTGAAAAAGAAGTAGAGATTGCGGTGTATCCCCAAGGCACCAGGGCTAATGCCTGCATAGACTTGCAAGGCGAGCGAAGGGATGCAAGTTATTACACAACTTTTAGGCCCGACCAATGGCAAGCTGAGCTTGGGCATTTAAAAATGGG comes from the Deltaproteobacteria bacterium genome and includes:
- a CDS encoding 1-acyl-sn-glycerol-3-phosphate acyltransferase; the encoded protein is MTSFMDLLILLIAFSYFSFIIPMLRYILRRLLFLINKLQFSPFNPLQTILGRIDNFMGPFRETVLPILLSINVLVYGIGAYGHWHHKFPKAIFVWLVFLLIAWASRYRRLKVQLELAEFLNQHPNCHPEDFFKIYYAQFAVLPSPPSTWNYRTITLGNVDFRTGRKPKQTFLPFFISALQTSTLASMAILALTRRDEKTGVEIFDALSRMWGAIIALNIKAKISTLHANLVPPLEGKTLLVYNHRSYLDFGLSFFALGLLKTKTDRFLRSRFITAKDHFVDNPILYSWLKVGKAIEKAGMIFVDRKKGKGWEAMLQAAESLVEKEVEIAVYPQGTRANACIDLQGERRDASYYTTFRPDQWQAELGHLKMGTATLILDAAMALASWIPGLPRTRIRGQARDDASKLNILVVGIEGTGIAGPKGSFRCQTETEINFVLSEPWHYQLPSNVSLVKPTSSTPKLEAEKNYQTEIKKINFEINARLLKVLNWHEKLIVRACEEMGPSIENFLLQCQASHQSLPFILLDRIFSLPPSLLKSCLLEFTQLNQKDLHHPAWQALLQKVSLAYF